Proteins encoded in a region of the Zea mays cultivar B73 chromosome 2, Zm-B73-REFERENCE-NAM-5.0, whole genome shotgun sequence genome:
- the LOC109944171 gene encoding uncharacterized protein, which produces MPWIYPNLGCSGFSINTDPSPLPLVILHSHPSTFSSRHSLLPPLPTRTALFFPVHGAEKSPSRAAALHAPLGHHGALLPTPCWRAAAPWRPDFFFQERASSLQVASSLLPGRRAPCSPAPRARTHLPAPFFPLALAPCRRAARPLPPCAAALPTPPWSAQGPSDPSSSSELTVAHGAPTPCYTFSRPPLPSAPFSLLAVDVGALSKTASFQRPLHLLWKTASPHGVLVFSLLDLASRARCRDTLAAAPPRALPARRYAQPTACCLACVVRSPARLFSVLSNCRCGALCRGQHRQLLFWRAAQSVLSRCAS; this is translated from the exons ATGCCGTGGATTTATCCTAATcttggatgctca ggtttCTCTATAAATACGGATCCCTCTCCCTTGCCCTTGGTCATTTTGCATTCCCACCCCTCCACTTTTTCCAGCCGCCACagccttcttcctcctctccccaCACGCACAGCTCTCTTCTTCCCTGTGCATGGCGCAGAAAAATCTCCCAGCCGTGCAGCAGCTCTGCACGCTCCCCTCGGCCACCATGGCGCCCTCCTCCCTACTCCCTGCTGGCGAGCAGCAGCTCCATGGCGCCCAGATTTTTTTTTCCAGGAGAGAGCTTCTTCCCTGCAGgttgccagcagccttctccctggCCGCCGAGCTCCCTGTTCCCCTGCTCCAAGGGCGCGCACCCACCTCCCAGCGCCCTTCTTCCCCCTAGCGCTCGCTCCCTGCAGGCGAGCAGCTCGACCCCTTCCTCCCTGCGCAGCAGCTCTGCCCACTCCACCTTGGTCAGCGCAGGGCCCCTCTGATCCGAGCTCGAGCAGTGAGCTCACCGTCGCTCATGGAGCCCCCACTCCCTGCTACACTTTCTCCCGGCCTCCTCTGCCCAGCGCCCCTTTTTCCCTGTTGGCCGTGGATGTTGGCGCCCTCTCTAAAACAGCAAGTTTCCAGCGCCCCCTACATCTCCTATGGAAAACAGCAAGCCCCCACGGCGTCCTGGTGTTCTCGCTGCTCGACTTGGCCTCGCGAGCTCGCTGTCGGGACACCCTAGCCGCTGCTCCACCGCGCGCACTACCTGCTCGACGATATGCGCAGCCGACTGCATGCTGTCTTGCTTGTGTTGTGCGCAGCCCTGCTCGCCTCTTTTCGGTGTTGTCAAACTGTCGGTGTGGAGCACTGTGTCGGGGACAACATCGTCAACTTTTATTCTGGCGTGCTGCTCAATCCGTGCTGTCCCGCTGTGCGTCGTAG